The genomic stretch TTCGTCACTAATTATTCTAAAATGAATTACAGACAATACTAGATTGTAAGgtaagataataaaattactaatttggATGAATGTAAGTTAATTTAGATGCGTGCTCTTGCTCTATCtctaataaattatattgaacgATTTCTCTAAAACTGACTTTGCTTATTTGTCGACCTAGTATTGACGAGTAACTTTATAATTATgcttcaatgttttttttttcaaataagaaattaaCTATATACTTTGTTTCAAACTACGATAAATACTTGATATAATTCTTCAGCGTCCCCTTTACAATTTGAGTTAACTAAAGTTGCAAGccttcaataataaattatcacgcaatattatatttttgtttttctttaattgtaCACACTTAACTATTGTGATAAATACTACACATcaattttaataagttttaatgttattttaatCCTGGTATAcccattaatattattaataattatcgataaagatttttcaaaactaacaagaaaaaaatattatctagtCCATTAATtgacagaaaataaaattcttattataTAATAGGAAGTATGATATCTAACTGAATTTAAAggaatttgaaaatgtaaattatattaatatataggtTAATGATCGattgttaaaaattgtaaagaaaACTGTAATCAcctttgtaaatattattatacaacaataaatttgtgattaattctcaattgtttcaataattcatcgtattttattccaaaacatCGGAAATAGTGATGCCCACGATATTATTGACGAGACTAGAGGCGATACTAGTCCTTACGAGAAAATACGAGACTGTATTGACTCAAATCTCGCCCTACAGTCTCgcaaaaatctgaaagtttatctaattatcagaaattttgttaaaacatatttctttccgaGATAACGCCACTAGCTCGCGATATTATTGACGAGACTCGAGACAATACTTTTCCTTACGAGAAAATACGAGACTGTATTGACTCAAATCTCGCCCTACAGTCTCgcaaaaatctgaaagtttatctaattatcaggaattttgttaaaacatatttctttccgaGATAACGCCACTAGCTCGCGATATTATTGACGAGACTCGAGACAATACTTTTCCTTACGAGAAAATACGAGACTGTATTGACTCAAATCTCGCCCTACAGTCTCgcaaaaatctgaaagtttatctaattatcaggaattttgttaaaacatatttctttccgaGATAACGCCACTAGCTCGCGATATTATTGACGAGACTCGAGACGATACTTTTCCTTACGAGAAAATACGAGACTGTATTGACTCAAATCTCTCCCTACAGTCTCgcaaaaatctgaaagtttatctaattatcaggaattttgttaaaacatatttctttccgaGATAAAGCCATTAGATCACGATATTATTGACGAGACTCGAGACGATACTTCTCCTTACGAGAAAATACGAGACTGTATTGACTCAAATCTCGCCCTACAGTCTCgcaaaaatctgaaagtttatctaattatcaggaattttgttaaaacatatttctttccgaGATAACGCCACTAGCTCGCGATATTATTGACGAGACTCGAGACGATACTTTTCCTTACGAGAAAATACGAGACTGTATTGACTCAAATCTCGCCCTACAGTCTCgcaaaaatctgaaagtttatctaattatcaggaattttgttaaaacatatttctttccgaGATAACGCCACTAGCTCGCGATATTATTGACGAGACTCGAGACGATACTTTTCCTTACGAGAAAATACGAGACTGTATTGACTCAAATCTCGCCCTACAGTCTCgcaaaaatctgaaagtttatctaattatcaggaattttgttaaaacatatttctttccgaGATAAAGCCACTAGATCACGATATTATTGACGAGACTCGAGACGATACTTTTCCTTACGAGAAAATACGAGACTGTATTGACTCAAATCTCGCCCTACAGTCTCgcaaaaatctgaaagtttatctaattatcaggaatttttttaaaacatatttctttccgaGATAACGCCACTAGCTCGCGATATTATTGACGAGACTCGAGACGATACTTCTCCTTACGAGAAAATACGAGACTGTATTGACTCAAATCTCGCCCTACAGTCTCgcaaaaatctgaaagtttatctaattatcaggaattttgttaaaacatatttctttccgaGATAAAGCCACTAGATCACGATATTATTGACGAGACTCGAGACGATACTTCTCCTTACGAGAAAATACGAGACTGTATTGACTCAAATCTCGCCCTACAGTCTCgcaaaaatctgaaagtttatctaattatcaggaattttattaaaacatatttcttttcGAGATAATGCCACTAGCTCGCGATATTATTGACGAGACTCGAGACGATACTAGTCCTTACGAGAAAAGACGAGACTGTATTGACTCAAATCTCGCCCTACAGTCTCGCAAAATTctgaaagtttatctaattatcaggaattttattaaaacatatttcttttcGAGATAATGCCACTAGCTCGCGATATTATTGACGAGACTCGAGACGATACTTCTCCTTACGAGAAAATACGAGACTGTATTGACTCAAATCTCGCCCTACAGTCTCgcaaaaatctgaaagtttatctgattatcaggaatttttttaaaacatatttctttccgaTATAACGCCACTAGCTCGCGATATTATTGACGAGACTCGAGACGATACTTCTCCTTACGAGAAAATACGAGACTGTATTGACTCAAATCTCGCCCTACAGTCTCgcaaaaatctgaaagtttatctaattatcaggaatttttttaaaacatatttctttccgaGATAAAGCCACTAGATCACGATATTATTGACGAGACTCGAGACGATACTAGTCCTTACGAGAAAAGACGAGACTGTATTGACTCAAATCTCGCCCTACAGTCTCgcaaaaatctgaaagtttatctaattatcaggaattttgttaaaacatatttctttccgaGATAAAGCCACTAGATCACGATATTATTGACGAGACTCGAGACGATACTAGTCCATACGAGAAAAGACGAGACTGTATTGACTCAAATCTCGCCCTACAGTCTCgcaaaaatctgaaagtttatctaattatcaggaatgtttttaaaacatatttctttccgaGATAACGCCACTAGCTCGCGATATTATTGACGAGACTCGAGACGATACTTTTCCTTACGAGAAAATACGAGACTGTATTGACTCAAATCTCGCCCTACAGTCTCgcaaaaatctgaaagtttatctaattatcaggaattttgttaaaacatatttctttccgaGATAACGCCACTAGCTCGCGATATTATTGACGAGACTCGAGACGATACTTCTCCTTACGAGAAAATACGAGACTGTATTGACTCAAATCTCGCCCTACAGTCTCgcaaaaatctgaaagtttatctaattatcaggaattttgttaaaacatatttctttccgaGATAAAGCCACTAGATCACGATATTATTGACGAGACTCGAGACGATACTAGTCCTTACGAGAAAAGACGAGACTGTATTGACTCAAATCTCGCCCTACAGTCTCgcaaaaatctgaaagtttatctaattatcaggaattttgttaaaacatatttctttccgaGATAAAGCCACTAGATCACGATATTATTGACGAGACTCGAGACGATACTAGTCCTTACGAGAAAAGACGAGACTGTATTGACTCAAATCTCGCCCTACAGTCTCgcaaaaatctgaaagtttatctaattatcaggAATTTTTTTAACACATATTTCTTTCCGAGATAACGCCACTAGCTCGCGATATTATTGACGAGACTCGAGACGATACTTCTCCTTACGAGAAAATACGAGACTGTATTGACTCAAATCTCGCCCTACAGTCTCAcaaaaatctgaaagtttatctaattatcaggaattttgttaaaacatatttctttccgaGATAACGCCACTAGCTCGCGATATTATTGACGAGACTCGAGACGATACTTTTCCTTACGAGAAAATACGAGACTGTATTGACTCAAATCTCGCCCTACAGTTTCgcaaaaatctgaaagtttatctaattatcaggaattttgttaaaacatatttctttccgaGATAACGCCACTAGCTCGCGATATTATTGACGAGACTCGAGACGATACTTTTCCTTACGAGAAAATACGAGACTGTATTGACTCAAATCTCGCCCTACAGTTTCgcaaaaatctgaaagtttatctaattatcaggaattttgttaaaacatatttctttccgaGATAACGCCACTAGCTCGCGATATTATTGACGAGACTCGAGACGATACTTTTCCTTACGAGAAAATACGAGACTGTATTGACTCAAATCTCGCCCTACAGTTTCgcaaaaatctgaaagtttatctaattatcaggaattttgttaaaacatatttctttccgaGATAAAGCCACTAGATCACGATATTATTGACGAGACTCGAGACGATACTAGTCCTTACGAGAAAAGACGAGACTGTATTGACTCAAATCTCGCCCTACAGTCTCGCAAAATTctgaaagtttatctaattatcaggaattttgttaaaacatatttctttccgaGATAAAGCCACTAGATCACGATATTATTGACGAGACTCGAGACGATACTAGTCCTTACGAGAAAATACGAGACTGTATTGACTCAAATCTCGCCCTACAGTTTCgcaaaaatctgaaagtttatctaattatcaggaattttattaaaacatatttcttttcGAGATAATGCCACTAGCTCACGATATTATTGACGAGACTCGAGACGATACTAGTCCTTACGAGAAAATACGAGACTGTATTGACTCAAATCTCGCCCTACAGTTTCgcaaaaatctgaaagtttatctaattatcaggaatgtttttaaaacatatttctttccgaGATAACGCCACTAGCTCGCGATATTATTGACGAGACTCGAGACGATACTTTTCCTTACGAGAAAATACGAGACTGTATTGACTCAAATCTCGCCCTACAGTCTCgcaaaaatctgaaagtttatctaattgtcaggaattttgttaaaacatatttctttccgaGATAACGCCACTAGCTCGCGATATTATTGACGAGACTCGAGACGATACTTCTCCTTACGAGAAAATACGAGACTGTATTGACTCAAATCTCGCCCTACAGTCTCgcaaaaatctgaaagtttatctaattatcaggaattttgttaaaacatatttctttccgaGATAAAGCCACTAGATCACGATATTATTGACGAGACTCGAGACGATACTAGTCCTTACGAGAAAAGACGAGACTGTATTGACTCAAATCTCGCCCTACAGTCTCgcaaaaatctgaaagtttatctaattatcaggaattttgttaaaacatatttctttccgaGATAAAGCCACTAGATCACGATATTATTGACGAGACTCGAGACGATACTAGTCCTTACGAGAAAAGACGAGACTGTATTGACTCAAATCTCGCCCTACAGTCTCgcaaaaatctgaaagtttatctaattatcaggAATTTTTTTAACACATATTTCTTTCCGAGATAACGCCACTAGCTCGCGATATTATTGACGAGACTCGAGACGATACTTCTCCTTACGAGAAAATACGAGACTGTATTGACTCAAATCTCGCCCTACAGTCTCAcaaaaatctgaaagtttatctaattatcaggaattttgttaaaacatatttctttccgaGATAACGCCACTAGCTCGCGATATTATTGACGAGACTCGAGACGATACTTTTCCTTACGAGAAAATACGAGACTGTATTGACTCAAATCTCGCCCTACAGTTTCgcaaaaatctgaaagtttatctaattatcaggaattttgttaaaacatatttctttccgaGATAACGCCACTAGCTCGCGATATTATTGACGAGACTCGAGACGATACTTTTCCTTACGAGAAAATACGAGACTGTATTGACTCAAATCTCGCCCTACAGTTTCgcaaaaatctgaaagtttatctaattatcaggaattttgttaaaacatatttctttccgaGATAACGCCACTAGCTCGCGATATTATTGACGAGACTCGAGACGATACTTTTCCTTACGAGAAAATACGAGACTGTATTGACTCAAATCTCGCCCTACAGTTTCgcaaaaatctgaaagtttatctaattatcaggaattttgttaaaacatatttctttccgaGATAAAGCCACTAGATCACGATATTATTGACGAGACTCGAGACGATACTAGTCCTTACGAGAAAAGACGAGACTGTATTGACTCAAATCTCGCCCTACAGTCTCGCAAAATTctgaaagtttatctaattatcaggaattttgttaaaacatatttctttccgaGATAAAGCCACTAGATCACGATATTATTGACGAGACTCGAGACGATACTAGTCCTTACGAGAAAATACGAGACTGTATTGACTCAAATCTCGCCCTACAGTTTCgcaaaaatctgaaagtttatctaattatcaggaattttattaaaacatatttcttttcGAGATAATGCCACTAGCTCACGATATTATTGACGAGACTCGAGACaatactttttttacgaaacgagACGAGTCTGTTCAAGTCTTATCTCAAATTTCGCTCTACAGTCTCGCAAAAACCTGAAAGTTTATCTATCTGTCGTATCTCAAATCTGGCAAAAGTCTGAATGTTCtgtaattattatgaattttatcaaaaaatatttctttccgagatatcgccactattattttagaattattgcCTTGGATAAACTAAAGTCATTTTGATAAAGTATGATAACCCCAGGACGttcatcatgaaactctattCATAAACTATACGATacgatagatctcatcaagatggatctgtgtgtgaaaagtcatgatgattgacgcaTGCACAGAAGAGTTtctgttttcgagaaaaattcaaaaaaaccacaaattttgacttttgacttttcaTTATAAAGCCAAGCTTCTCACCAAAATTTgatctaaattgaccggactataaagATATGTACTGAAAGTGGTACCTCATCGTCAGAGAAGTTGcacgattatttttatttgttgtacatacaaaattttaaaccaACCAAACGGATTTATTTTCTTTCGGAAAAGTTGTGTTATATTTCCGCGAGGATTGACAAAATATGTTGTTTCAAACGTAACCCGAAAAATAAAGCACATTTGCTTATTATTGGCTTAAACTAGAGTTTCATCTTGAGTTCAAGCTTCAATTCAATCTCCAGTTTCACCTTAAGTTATAGAAATGCTATAGGTAATACGATGAAGCATCCAAGCCACATCTGTACCGACAAAAAGACTGTTTTCCCGGGTTTCGTTAACCATGAGGAAACTGGTTTGATACTACATAATATAGATGCCTTTGTTTAATATGTGTTTGttcattacaataaaaattatttaattcgtTGATTCCATTATTcaggaaacataaaaaattgcgAGACTTTTGCAGGATCTCTGCGAGACTCTCGCGCGGGATATGAGAGGTAACGAGACATTCGTTtgcgaatcaaaacgagaaatattattgtttgtcattttaaaggaaaatctctactttttgcGTATCCTCACTCCATTTTCTAGTGCcatatattgtttattattctcCCCTCATTCTTCCTAAACCCCTATCTGTTGACAGCATCCCTTATTTCTGTCCGTAAATCTATTTTCAACCATTCCAatctcaaattttaaaataaacgtcaacaacaaaataaatattttattttacaaaatttcgtacaaattttaataaacggtatttccaaataatattcacaaaattctATGGgttgaataaaatgtttctaaatcagctttttctctttttttttcggCGTGTTCTATTTCATTCTTCATAACAAGAACAGTCTGTTAAAGGGCAGTTTTCATTTGGATAAACTATGCACTTGTCCATACAAAAAACGTCCGCAGCTAAATTTCCTTTATAAGCACCGACAGCTTCACAAGTATTCCTAAAAGTAATCATAACATTTCAATCatgttttcatatatatatttgtatattaattgtGAAGAATTCTTTGCCAGCtgtattatgagcggtttcttattgagatcgtggcaatgaaacaccaaagtggactaactttaatatattttctgagctttcgaatacttgcgtattcatcgtctgggaaataattaattaagattgacggtgattttgtttttataacaacaataatataaacagggtgtcccacgacgaattaaaactatctgtttatggcaaaataataaaatcgtaTGTTCTTCCACTAACAAATATCCatgaaaatacttcaaaactacgaaattttcttcaaatgtagaattaaaaaaaaaataaaatgaaagaagCTATCATACTTACGGGCAAGTACAAATGTTCAATGGGCAATTTGGTGGATACTTCAAGCAATTTTTCTGACACCAATCCGCCATACCGGGAATCATTCTGTATAAGCCATGAGGAAGACAAACTTGATCTCGAACCACCAGTGGTACTACATTGTAAGGTGCTGGTCGTCTATGATCTTTATAAAACAACTGATACGGATTCAAAGATTCCACAAATATTGGGGGTACAGCACCCCCGGTGCTAGAATGTATCGCCACGTCGGCGCAATTTCTGAACGTTTCCGATTTTCCACAACCCTGAGCTTGTGTACCATTTGGGCACATCCCCCACTGATTACCAGTGTAGTAAGTCCATTGTAGAACGCATTGTGTACAAGTTATGTACGGGGGTAATCGAACTTGATACCTACAATTGAAATACGGTGAAAATTGTCCGCTACTCCCAAATCTACTCCCACAACTTCTCACTGACACTTGCAAATTGAAAATGGTTGTTATTATAGATAGACTGAATCCCTTACAACGAAATTGGTTATGAATTAGATTATGCAAACTGGAAAATGTCCAATGGATTAGGTATATAAGAAGGAAGTTAAACATAAGAGATAGTCTGGTATctaaaattgtcaatttaaggaAGACTTCTAGGCAGATTACAAGAGATGATTAGAGAGCTAGACCTCAGCATACCAGAACCACGTCGTGACAATCAGACAATCATTCCATTAATTTAATTGTGCTGTTTCAAAGATTTACCTAAAAACTGCTTTCTTCTTCCCATTTTCCGGGATGATATAGCTTATTTCtctattattcaaatataaaggGAACCTATCAAAACAACTTTGTGTAGCTTCTTGCTTGGGATTATTATTAGGACACAGCAGAATCTCGAATCTTCCGTAGTGATTAGCTGTTAATTCGATTTCGATATCAATATTTTGTCCAACACTAAAATGTCTGCTGATAATTCCTTTAGCGTAAATACCACCAGCTTCGTGCGGTCTCGGTTGTTCGATGTGGTAAGCGTCTCCGCAGATTCCACATTTACCTTCATTTTGTTCCCACTGCActgaaaataaaacagtttaCACAGTCACTTCATATTTAACATTAGATAAAACTCAACGTACCTGCGTACCCCCCACAAAATAATTCATTGTCATTGTAATTAACAGGATTAGGAAATCCAAACCGCCACATGGAATTTCTTGCAGGAGGTTCCATCAGTCTACCATGACCAGCTACCATCTTAACCAAATATAGACTTAGTACTAATAACTTTGACATTTCAACTATTTATGtcctaaaaaataattattagatgaTGTACAGACTAGGTAAAGTTGAATGTAGTTTTACCGAACGTAAATAAATTCTATATAGACTTAAATAAGATACGAGGTCTTCAAAATTATACCATACAAGCTCAGGCAAATATTGGCGAGTCATAAAACGTGTGTGTGCTGAAACACAAAGTTCATTCTATTGGCCAACTACGattcttttgaattttctcCTAGCATCTGTTGATAATGTTGTAGTGGTAGTTTGATCAGATCTCAAAAGTTTATAGTAAcacatcattcaataagtcgtgtaactaactaagaaaaacacatttttttagcaaaaatcgattttattcatcaatttaatctCCTTCAAAAACACTACAATCATTCCAGCCCTTCTCCAACTTCAAGATGCCGTGCTTTTAGAGGCATTTGTCTTTATGTCTCAAAATAGGGTTCACTTCCAGcaaattgcttcttcatttgagctgaatttatCACCaacgagcatttttttgagatcagcgaatagcaaGTAGTCATTTAAggaccagatctggactatacggtggatgatgaAGCAATTCGAAGTATAATTCGTTCAATTCAATTGAAACATATTaccttgatttttgtattcaaacgatccaataactccatgtagtattcgctattgattatCTCCACCTTTAGGTGATATTAAATGAAGAATACTTCATGTGCATCCCAACATACTGAACCCATAACCTTTCCAGCTAACTGTTGTGGTTCACCAGCTGTAATCCACTCATAtaatgatcgttttgattcagGAGTGAAGTGATGGCTCCATGTTTCCTCCATTGTCATATaacatcaacacgttgttgtttttgatcgactgtgagtaaactaAGTATCCACTCCGAAAAAACCTTTCTCATGGTCCAATGTTCATGCAGGCCTCAGTTATTCCAATTTACTATTAGCTATAAggaatttgtggactttttggaacaattggacgaccagaaggTTCACCattatcgaaatgtcatgaaatcttttgaaagttggtcataaacgtcatatgctATTGggtttttgctttaccgctgccatcgactcaaatcgggtctctTTCCAAGCAgattttatcaaacaaaaaaagtcgcacggtgccaaatctggttaCGTACCTTGGGTGCTCGAGCAGTGGAGTGCGCTTACTGACCAGCAAGTTGTGGTGCACAGTGTTGCCAAATAGTAAGTTTATTTGACAAACTGATCCTCTGGGCGATTCAGGCGTCTTCCAATGCATCGATTATCGCTTTGTTTCAACATCGTATTAAAAAATCCACGTTTCGTCGCAATTAATAacgtttttcatcaatctttttctaacttttcaagggaaatctgagcagacccgttgacgcaagagcttttggtcaatagtcagattttttggcaccaacttcgcgcggaatttttctaaccgttactttatcggcgtttacagcctcggcaatcatccggaggATCATTCGACGATCTACACGCGctatttggttgattttggtcactgtttccggagttgaaacagtcaaagaccgacctgggcgctggtcatcttcagagtggttacaccactcaaaaacacgtgcaCCAGATAGATAATTATCCCCAAAGGCCGCTTGCAACAGTtcatagcactcagtcggagtttttttgcCAATTTAACGAGGAATTTGAGATTGATGCGTGGCTCCacaagaaaaaaacatattcgcttaaaaccgctactgcacaaaaaCTATAATAGTGAAGGAATCGAGTTTTGGGGCGTACATAGACCaaatatctagatacccaattcctagggcgccctctaggcgcgcagtctcgttatttaatagccagacctcgtttcattcaaatttatgcggaagaaatattttaaaaaattcatcaatttgattgattattattataaatcacattatttctgaaaaatatattgatattagattcctttttattagaaaataaaccAGATTAATAGCAAACAAAAAGACAGGACATAAAGAATTTTAGCaggaaatgttaaattaaaaaatgttaaaataccCTTTAGAAAATCTAGCACAAAATAGGAATTTAAAagaagttttatttaaactcAGGACAaagcaaaatttaattataatgagttcagaatttaattgcaaaaagtCTGTCAATCAAATTCCTTTAATTCTCTCGATAaggtaatttaaaatatatgttttgtGATTTGGTATGATATGTAACGAACCAAAAATGATAGTCAAGTTCAAATTCTAATTCTATTAGTCAGATACCTGCATTTTGATTTCCAGCAGGTACAGTATGGGTTGtcatttatatgataaaatatccTACGTGCTTTTGTTTCTATTAGTCACACCTCACAAAATCTCGTCTTGTCAATTAGATCAATACAAAATGTCAAGGCTGTAGCAATTCGAAAATCTTGTTTAAATTGTAGTTCCTATTAccatcaaaattaattattaaacaaaaagtttatgTTCAACCATTTCAcaaatgaatttgaataaaatatgaagaattgTATACAtggaaattataagaaattataaaatttttccgaAGCGGATACTCCAATTGTTCGAATCAATCAAATGAACAAATCCTaggttaaaaacaaaaacaaaaaagtaaacaaatctAATGAAATAACGCAATAGATTTACCAAGAATAGGTAATAggacgaaataattttttaatttg from Diorhabda sublineata isolate icDioSubl1.1 chromosome 5, icDioSubl1.1, whole genome shotgun sequence encodes the following:
- the LOC130444348 gene encoding uncharacterized protein LOC130444348, whose protein sequence is MTTHTVPAGNQNAVEMSKLLVLSLYLVKMVAGHGRLMEPPARNSMWRFGFPNPVNYNDNELFCGGYAVQWEQNEGKCGICGDAYHIEQPRPHEAGGIYAKGIISRHFSVGQNIDIEIELTANHYGRFEILLCPNNNPKQEATQSCFDRFPLYLNNREISYIIPENGKKKAVFRYQVRLPPYITCTQCVLQWTYYTGNQWGMCPNGTQAQGCGKSETFRNCADVAIHSSTGGAVPPIFVESLNPYQLFYKDHRRPAPYNVVPLVVRDQVCLPHGLYRMIPGMADWCQKNCLKYPPNCPLNICTCPNTCEAVGAYKGNLAADVFCMDKCIVYPNENCPLTDCSCYEE